DNA sequence from the Heterodontus francisci isolate sHetFra1 chromosome 22, sHetFra1.hap1, whole genome shotgun sequence genome:
atgacaggccccccttattatttttagttattttttctttattttaattttagtttgtttctactgtgcctacccactttttttttcatgtttgtgcttgggcccagtctgtttatttttctgtccattaacaccctatcattCACCAcgtcattaacataccgtttgcctttgctgcatgaccttctggtcagttattctctgtgaccttgtctatcaatatctctttggttatctcttgccccatcctcactttactggcttaaaacctattgcacttctaatatttgccagttctgatgaaaggtcactgacctgaaacgttaactctgctgctctctccactgatgctgccagacctgctgagtgtttccagcatttcttgtttttatttcagatttccagcatctgcagtattttgcttttattacatttcaGCTCCTGGAGTATCAGAACTGTTAGTGACACTTTTTTAAAGCAAAAATTGAATAAAATTGCTCCCACAAACTCcatcgtgtgtgtgtatatatttaaaagAGCATATGTGGGAGTGTTTATAAGGCTGCAATCTCATTTTGTGGATCAGATGATTTGTGAACTGATCCCTCTTCACTGTCCCATCTATGACAAATGACCCTCTGGTGAGATTATTGCTCTGTTTCTACTATTCTAGTATTCAGTTTTAAGTCGTCTATTGTGCAATATTGTAGATGGACGATACAGCTATCTTTATCACTAGCACCTTCATTTTCCTTGCTTCTCCGTTGGTGGCTGTCTTCAAAGGTACTATAAATATGCAAGTTGCTATTGCTCTTGGAGAGATatttgaaaatttaaatatattccTTTTCCTTTCTCTTTAGTCCAGTCTgcctttctctttatttctctttgtaTCTGATTTGCCTCtcattcaccctatttccttctttatcattcctgtttctttctcaatccttaaatgttATTGGTTAAAGGGAGAGACAATTGAACCTGTCATTGGGGTGGCATGATAtgttaaaggcactctataaagGGAAACTGTTCCTTAACCTAGCCAGGTACTCGGTGTGTCTACATTATCTGTCAGATATCCCTGGCTGAGGTCAGGATCTTGCTACTTGGGATAACTTCCCTTTTGCATATTTTTCTTCCTCCTACCCTGTGGAATTTATCTCTTTGCTGTAATCCCTGCTGTCTCCGTAACATAATTCCCAGTCACTTGCTTTCTGTCTTGCTTCCCGTCTCCTACACTGCTGTACCTTGCAGCTTCCACCATCAATCCCAGCATTAAATCCTGCTATTTAACATTGCAAACTTCAGTCAACCAAACCTGTGCTGGGTTAGGAGAGGAATGATGTGAATCAAAATGTTTAACCTCTCTCTTGATTTTCCAGATTTGATTTAATCCCAAACGGAGGGCGGGTGTACTATGAGCGCAGGAGTCAGCCACCCTTCCTGGTGCTGATGATGGAGAGTTACATCAACGCCACAAATGACAGGACCTTCTTAATGTGAGCTCTCTGATATCAATGTTGGCTGCGCTGTggagtctgtgtttgagtttttaaGGAGTGTTTATTACTTTCTCGCCACTCCTCAGGCTGAGTAGGACAGTGGGGATGGAACAGGGTATCTACTTGATTTCTCTAACCAATATGGGGTGGGGAGAAACCTTGGTCACTTTTCCCCCCCACCCGAAACTTGTCTCAGCACATTGGTGCTCCCTTGTACATGCTGCATTTTCATGCTCGGTTTTATTTGTATAAGTTTGTGATGGAAGATTAATGTGCTCTGAGTAGGTACTAATCAGCACAAACCAGCAAGGTCCCTGCTTCTCCACTGGTTTGCTGCTGCAACTGACATTAGTGCCCCTGGACTCTGAAGGGGAAAGTTAGCCCAGAGCACACTGTTCACTGATCCCTCTGGGAGCATCAAATAAGCTGTTGACACTCTGGATTGAATGTGATCCCCAAAACATTGTCAAAGATCCTgtgtaataaaaatggaatttgtgCTCGGCCAATGTAAAGCTGAGGTGCTCGACATCACTCTTTCGACTGGGCTTTAAGTATTTTATTCAGCTTCTGTTCCTAACGAGCCAGATGTAACTGCTGTCTGGTCGCATTCATTATAGTTCTGTAAAACTAGTAAAGTTTATACTGTCGAGTTACAATGAGCAGCCCTTAccctgagtaaacagtgactctgtatggTTACATAGTGAGTAATCCCTATCCTGCAGAATACAtacaaaaaaaatctggaaataaaaagctagtgtcaATAAGCTGAAGAGCATATCACTAGGTTGTCTTTAAAAACCCAACTCATTCATcagtgtccttttagggaaggaaacctgccgtccttacttggtggGACccatatgtgattccagtcccCTACCAATGTGACCTCTGGAGTGGCCAAGCAAGCCCCACAATTGTAAAACAGCAGCGATTCAAAAAGAAGGCCCACCAATGTCATCTCCGCTGATTTAagcgggcagtaaatgctggccttgccagcagatgTCCGTGAATGAATTTGGGCAAACTATGaaccattagtgtaggattagtataaatgggtggttgatggtcggcacagactcggtgggccgaagggcctgtttcagtgctgtatctctaatctaatctaatatacaCTTGGAGTGGAAGTTGTTTCATGTCGGTATTTGTCTTCACATCCCCACACTTCAGAATAACTTgaaatgtaacttttttttaaaatcaggcAAAATATTGATCTCTTGGACAAGGAGTATGAATTCTGGATGAGGAATCGATCTGTTCCTGTCAACATGGGGAGGAAAACTCATCATCTGAACCGGTATATTGTTGAAGCAGCTGGGCCCAGGTTTGTGCAGATCTGCTTTCTGCTGTTCAACTTGTGACTCAGAtttactgagggagagcagcagaTGAACACTGATGTTCCTGCCTTCATTACCTTAACACAGTATTATCGTGCAGCAAGAAGATTTGCTGAtttaaaaaacaaaaaacaaaTGTTGAACCTGCAGACAGACACAGGAACACAAATGGACTGACAACTGGGGTAGGGGTCCATTGTCAGGAGTCTGTCATTAACCTCTCTGCTGCGCACTCTGATTGACCTCCTGTGTTCTTCCAGTGTTTTGTTATTTAAGATTACTTGCTTTTTTTCTAAAATAGGCCTGAATCCTACAGCAAAGATGTAGATTTGGTGCAGTCGCTAACAGAAGGTAATTTTTTTGTTCTAAAAACAGTTTGCATTCCAAAGCAAGGTGGTGAAAGAAATGGTAccaccctgggagtgtttggggacagtgtagagggagttttactctatcTAGTCCTGTGCTCTACCTGTCCTAGGAATGTTCGGTTTAATCAGTGGGTGATGGTTTGCTGTCTACATGTGCAGAGTCTGCTGCAGTCCAAGCTCTGCAATGATTCTGTAGTTTGTGCTGAGGCCTGATGCAGGCACTTTAAAATTGAACTAGAGTCTTGCTAATCAAACGAGGCTTGTACGATATTTCAAGTGACGCTGACTGTTCTCCTCAGTTGCTCAAGGAGACCTGTGGGTGGAGCTGAAAACGGGAGCAGAGTCTGGCTGGGATTTCTCATCACGTTGGTTCATTGACCCCAGTGGGGAGAATAGCGGAACATTAAAAGACACAAAAACCAAGCACATTCTCCCTGTCGACCTCAACTCCTTCCTGTGCAAGAATGAGCGAATCTTGGCATCGTTCCACAAGAAGCTGGGTCGGTATCATTTAACGGGCTAGTGTGGGAGACTTTCATCCCTTTCTGTTCTGTTTCTTTATATTGCAGCTCCTTGTTCCAACTCTAGTACATGTTGGTGTGTTGTAAATAGGCAAGTTGGATCAAGGAACAATACCTGTGGCCAGCTCGACTCTGAGCTGAAAGGTCATGTGTTCAACCCCCTCTCCAATACTGGGTGacagttgagggagtgctgcactgtctgaggtgctattCTTTGGATATGATAAAGTGAGGCCCCATCCACCAGTTCAGGTGGATGTTGAAGATCAGTGGACACGACCAAACCCAGGTTTAAATGGCCACTATTTCCATTGCAGTTTTTTTGATCTATGTATTGGCTGCCTCATTTGCCTCATAATAGTTtctccacttcaaaagtaatttgggATTTTTACAACATCCGGTAGTTTGTCAATCATTACTAAtactttaattccagatgtatttaaattccccagctgctatggtaGAATTTGAAATTGtcattggattactagtccagtagcataaccattatgctaccataCCCTAATGCTTGCAGGGTTCTTCCACATAATCTGGCTAACTTCAGGTTTCCTCTGACCAGTGTAAACATAATAACCTAGGCTGAGAGAGTCTGCTGCATGTAGTGATATCCAGCTTCAGTGATGGATCAAAATTCACCCTGTGttactgagccacatggagcagaGGGCCACAGCTTCAGTCCCCAGCAGTGCTGTTAGTTTCTCTACAATTGTCCTCCGTGCCCCTGGTTACagaaagcaggggtgggggagatTGGCTTGAATTCCTGTTGTCTGGTAACTCCCGTAAGGTGAAAGTCTTTGAGGACCAAAATGGCCATGGCTTTGATGGCCCATAAATATTCTGCTGATGTGCACTACAGGGAGACAGACATGAAGCCTGgtcatttaaaagcaaaatactgcagatgctggaaatctgaaataaaaacaaagtgctggaaatactcagcaggtcaggtagcatctgtggagagaagcagaattTTTGTTTCATTAATGTGACCTtttgtcatagacctgaaatgttaactctgctgagtatttccagcactttgtttttattatgaaGTCTGGTCACTTGGGCCAGGTCAGAGGGTACTGTGGTCCAGCAATAGGCAGCACCTCCAGGGGAGGGTGGTACAATGGGGAAAACTAGCTatttcagcaaaaaaaaaaatccattgacTACTTCATTTAGTTTcttttctgatgaaaggccacctcTCAAACATTAAACCTttcctatgggtacccgcatggatcctagttatgtctgtctttttgtgggatatgtcgaacattccttgttccagtcctactcgggcccccattctattcctttctcccagtttctccatctccgacgcatctgctttgatgatgcaaccttccacgacagcgtttgatatgtcttcctttttcctcaaccgaggattccccgcactgcggttgacagggccctcaacgatATCCAGCCCATtttccacacctctaccctcaccccttcccttccctcccagaacagcgacagggttccccttgtcctcactttccatcccaccagcctccatatccaaaggatcatcctccgccatttccgccacctccagcgtgatgccactagctaactcatcttcctcctccctgtccctgtcagcattccgaaggaatcgttccctccacgactccCTGGtcgctcctccattactcccaacacctcatccccttcccatgcaatcgcaggaggtgtaatacttgcccttttacttcctctctcctcgctatcctaggcccccaaacactcctttcatgtcaagcagtgatttacttgtactactttcaatgtagtatactgtattcgctgctcacaatgtggtcgtctctacaattgggagaccaaatgcagatttgaccactttgcggaacacctccactcagtctgaaagcatgaccccgagcttccggttgcttgccatttcaacgctccctcctgctctcgtgctcacatctctgtcctgggattgctgcagtgttccagtgaagatcaacaCGAGCTCAAGGATCGACATCTCATTTGCCGATTTAGGcagactacagcctgccggactgaacattgagttcaataatttcagagcatgacggtacCCCTCCCCCCaactttttattttgtttttttttttcttttagtttttcatttttcttaccatgtgcctgcccactttttttcatgtttttgctttgggcCTGGGCGGGTCATTTTTctttccattaacaccctctctgcactaatgctttgtctttcaacacaccaagaTACCATTTgcgtttgctccatgaccttctggtcagttattcacttGTGACCCTGCCCTATCAGCCCCTTGCCTTTTGTTATTTCTtgacccacccctgctttatttgcttaaaatctattatatttctaacctttgccagttctgatgaagggtcactgacctgaaatgttaactctgcttctctctccacagatgctgccagacctgttgatatttccagcatttcttgtttttatttgatttccagcatctgcagtattttgctttttattaaacCTTTCCTTGTCGTTCTCTCACtgatcatttccagcattttctcaccaTTGgatattctctttctctctcatctaCAGCCCAGTGTTACAGACCCCAGATAAAGATGCGCTGTAACTGGGGGTTGAGCTACCTGAGTGCAGTGACCAATTCTGAGCATGTGTGGGCTCCGTGAGATTTCTTGGTCTTGGGGACAGCTGAGATTGGTAACTCATCTCAAACTGTTGTACCACCTATGACAGACCGTACCTTGTGATGTCCCCTGCACtgatgcatagaatcatagaatgtttaaggcacagaaaagagaccacttggcccattgtgtctatgtcggccgagaaacgatccacccattctaatccctccttccagtgtttggtctgtagccctgcagattacagcacttgaggtgcatatccagactctttttgaatgagttgagggtttctgcctcaactatccttttcaggcagtgagttccagacccccaccacccactgggtgaaaaagcttttcttcctcctgccctttttttctaccaatcactttaaatctatgcccctagtcactgatctctctgctaaggtgaatagacccttcacctccattctatccaagcccctcaattttgtacatttcaatcagatctcctcccctccgttttctctgttccaaggagaacaaccccagcctatccaatctttcctcatagctgcatttttccagtcctggcaacatcctgttaaatctcctctgtaccttctcttagTGCAATTACATCCAGAGTCCCATGATGTGACACCACCATTGCAATGCACCTGTCTTTGTTTTACAGGTAACTCTGTCAAGGCCAAGTACTATGAGGATGCCCTGAACCGTCGCATTGATGCTGTGCGTGACGTGTTCTGGGACAAAACGCAAAGAATCTGGTTTGATTACAACTTAATAAGTAACCGCAGCAACACTGCATTCTATGCTTCCAATCTAGCCCCTATCTGGGCCGAGTGCTTTGCTGAGCAGGAGCAGGGGGAGATGGTAGACATGATGATCCGTTACTTGGAGGTATTGCTGCTCACACAAgttacccctgaatatacccctttTATACcctagggggcggggggggggataatTTCTTTTAGCCTCAAATGAGTAGACGTGTCACACCTGTAGTAAAACATTTGAGATCTCAGTGATTACTTGCAACTCTTTTCCCTGCTCTCTAGGACTGTCAGTGGGCTACAGGTCCATGGATAATGCAACCTCTGGTATCTTTGCCAAAGGTGGCGATTGGGATTCTGCTGGATTATGGCCAGGACGACTGCAGTTTGGGTCCCTGGTCTGTCCTGAGTTAGCTCATTTCAACAACCAGCTGCTGTTGAGGAAAAGAGTCAGGGTTCCTGCCACTGATCACTGTCTAGAGACCCTTGCTGGGAAGTGAACTGGTGGTGGTTGAGGATGGAATGGGACACCATGGTCAAATAAATTGTGAAGGCTCACAAATGAAGTATCAGATGACAACTGTTGATCATTAAACCTGTATCTCCAGAAGACTCAACTTTCAGAAGAAGAGAATTtattaaaatattttttttaaattactgacCCTGAGGGGAGGGATTAATTATCCTGCAGTTACTGACAGTCAAATGATTATAGAAACCAAGTTATCGTCTGAGCTTTACACATTCATAACAACAATGCAAGCATTTATATAgtcaatgtagtaaaacatcccaaggcacttcacaggagtatttcaaaacaaaatttgataccaagccacttaccaagatattgggacaggtgacagatgaacatatgaattaggagcaggaggaggccactcgagcctgctctgccattcaacaagatcatacctGATCttcttgtaaccttgactccacattcccacctaccccgataacctttcacccccttgtttatcgagaatctatctacctccgccttaaaaacattcaaagactctgcttccaccacctttttgaggaagagaattccaaagactgacaCTCAGAAAATTTTTCTCCTCACCTCTGATGAAAAGCTCTGTCAAAGAAGCAGGTTGTAACGTGTGAAGTACTCGCAGGAGAGGCCAAGAGACACTGGTAAATATTAGGTTATATAAGTAAACTGCAGGACTGTGTATGTACCCCTTGCCCTCAGTAGATCTATGCTTTAATTGACAGGACCAACAACTACTCTGGTACAGGAACGGAATCCCAACATCCCTGGTGGCAAGCGGTGAGCAGTGGGACTATCCCAATGCCTGGCCGCCCCTACAGCAAATCATCATTGAAGGTAAACTAATCCTGCTTTTATTTCATTCACTGCCATTTGACGCCGAGCTGTGTCAGTGAGAGTGATTCCAGGGCAGACAGGCAAAGTTTTACTGATGAGTTTGaatgtttgcagggctatggggaaaacgcgggggagtgggactagctgagtagctcttgcagACAACCAGCACAGACGTGACtggccaaacggcctcctcctgtgctgtgtccaTTCTATGATTCAGTGTGGGACCCAACCGTTCTGAGAAGCAAATGGttacagacttttttttttaaaaaaaagtaaatgtTGTTAGTGGGACAAGGCTTTGATCCTGTGATTTGTGTTGTGTGGCGTTAAGGATCTGTCCTGTGAGTGCAGGAGTGGCCCAGAGTGTACCTATCCTGGAGTGAGGGGAGATTGGAGTGACATTTGCCTGGGATTGTCCTTTGGACCTACCAGTGGCTGATTTCTGAGCACCACCGGAGAGGATCTGTTGCAGCTCAGGGGAGCAAGAATACAGCTGCAAACAGCTGGTTTCCGTGTGGAGCAGCGACACTGTCCCCCATGGTGTGTCAGTCAATACTCTGAGGTGGGTGCATTTTTGCCCACTCCATTTCTGTCTTTGCATAGATTAAAAGTCTGACTTCGGGTTCCACATGTATTGTGATGATACCCAACTCCACCTCACCACTGCCTATCTTGCCCCCTTTGCTTCTGATTAGTTACGCTGTTTGCCAGACACCCAGTCCTGGATAAGTcacaatttccttcaattaaatgttgggaaaacGGAAACCACTGTGTTCAGAGTCCCTGCCACATACTCTGTTACCTAACCACTGGTTCTATCCCCGTCCTCCCCGGGCCACTGTTAcaggctgaaccagaccgttcaGACTCGACCTCCTAATTGCCCCGGAGTTGCGCTTCAACcctccagccaggagagcattggagtagttgagtctggaggtgagactggatgaaggtttcagcggcAGATGAACTGTGGCAACATTGGAGTTTGTCTGGAGGTGGAAATAGGAcggtgaggttgtgaacagtctggttcagtatgAGATGGGTCAGAGGGGATGGAATTGGTAACAATGGTAGAGTTTGTGCCTGGAAGCCTTGGCCTCGTTCCAAGGGAGACCATCCCTGTGGCCTTTAGAAGAAAATGTAAAGTGCAAGTGGAACCTGAGTTGGGGAGTCCCAAGATTCCAAGGGGAAGCTGATAGTCCAGGACAGCTAGGGAAAACCAGATAACTCCAGAGTTGTGCCAAAGGACTTAGATTTTAAAGGGCTGTAGTTTGCAATAAGGGAAGAGTGGAGTTCAACAGTAGTTTAAGGTTGGATGAAAGAATAGGCGTGTAGAGAAGCCAGGTTCTGATGAGAGCTAGTAGTGTGTGCTCGACATTGGGTTACTTGGACAGTAGttaataggaacatacgaattaggagcagaagcaggccatttggcccctctagcctgctccgccattcaataagatcaaggctgaagtgtttgtgtcttgaattccacactcccatctacccctgataacctttgattctcttgcctaaccagaatctataagaccccatctccaccaccttctgagacagttccaaagtcgcacaaccctcagaaaaaatttctcctcatctctgtcctaaaagggtgacccctaatttttaaacagtgcccccctagttctggactcgcccacaagaggaaacctcttttccacatccaccttgtcaagacccctcaggatcttataaacttcaatcaagtctcccctcactcttctaaactccagtgaaaacaagcctagtatgtccaacccttcctcacaagacaacccactcattccaggctaTCAGTCTCgtaaaccacctccaacgcattcacatccttccttaaataaagagaccaaaacagcTCAcactattcgagatgtggtctcaccaatgccctgtgtaactgaagcataacatccttacttttattttcagttcctctcgtaataaaggatagcattccattagccgcctttatgacttgctgtacttgcatcctaaccttttgtgactcatgcactagaacacctagatccctctgcacctctcagttCTGCAGTCGttttctgtttaagtaatactctgctttcaaTTGTTCATTCAATCATTCGCTATTCTTTCTCCAAGCCTCAAATATGAGGTGGAGATCTTGATCGCAAAAGCATCTGGGTAGATGGTATAGTTTAAGCttcttttcaatttttattttgTGTGTAACCCAGGGCTGGCAAAGTCTAACTCTGAAATAGGCCAGAGAATTGCATTCCAGCAAGCGCAGAAGTGGATCCATTCAAACTGGGTTCTGTACAAGAAACATCAAGCCATGTTTGAGAAGGTGAGCAGAATTTCTTTGCAGAACAGCTGAGATAGAGACGGACCCCCAAAATCAGGATATCCATGTCTTTAGGGCTGGCTAGTGCAACGGTCTCCTCATTCTGGAAGTGGGCGGGTGGGATGTTCCTGTGTAATGCTCTTCACTATTCTATTCTGGTGGGCCACAAACTCCCTCCTTGCTCTACTTTCTTCCTGGAATGGGGATTGTAGTCCGATGAGAGGTGGGGAGGTTGGACTGGGCTGTTCTGTCTGGCTGGTGCTCCCTTGTGcagtgagggggtgggagggtTAGGGTGTAACCTCCATCTGCGAGGCAAGGATATGAAGGTTGTGGCTATCCCTGGGATTATAGCGTTAACTCTTACTGAAGAATTCCATACACTTTGTTAAAATGGCTGCAATGACAGCTCAGTGTCCTGTCTAAATGGGGAAAGGAGTGATCATTTCATGTTTGCAAACAGCTGAGCACACTGTTTACACAGCGAGAACTCACTGAAGAACCAAACCCACTTGACACAAGGAAGTGAGTCGAGAGTATTCTTCCAAGTCATACTTCAGCTATACCTGTTTAATTTTTGTTCAAAGTATTTCAACTGTTTTTCAAAACCAGTGATCCTAAAAGGCAATTAATTACCTTCCACATTTagctttgatttaaaaaaaaacttttcaaatGAATTATCTGAAGTTGTGGGTTGGGTGTAAACTGCATGCATGGTGGTTGGCTGATGTTGGGGTTATCCCACCTGTTCAGTAAGGCATTCAGTCATTGGTGAGAAGTTGCCTCTCCCACTGCAGAGCCTATTTTGTCTGAGTAACTTTCTTTCTTTTGCTCTTGCAGTACgatgtgagtggggacggtaaacCAGGTGGGGGTGGAGAGTATGATGTGCAGGTCAGAGCCTCTTCCATTTGCTATTGAAATAAGTTGACACTGAACAGTCTTTACTCTCAGCGCTGCTGCAAGGGTTGGAGTGAGCAGCAGCTGGAGCAGACGCTGGGGCCCCAAGACCCTCGAGCAGTATTGCCCAGTGCATGATGTGGTCAAGTCTCCGGAGGCTGCACAGCCAGCGAGGTTTGCTGCAGTATCAGAACTCACTGTGGCCAGTCCTGTAACTTGCCTCCACATTTCACTATCTTACCCTACTTCAAGTGCTCCCCACACCCATATAGCCCAATTCAAAGAATGATGCAGcactaaaggaggccattcggcccttggtgccagtgctggctctttgaaagagctatccaattagtctcactcccctgctctttccccacactcCTGCAAATTTCTCCCCTTCAATAATTCCCTcattattgaaataaaaacagtgttggaaatactcagcaggtctggcagcatcgatggagagaggaacagagttaactttccaggtctgtgacctgttttgatgaaactttgtttttatttcagatttccagcatctgcagtattttgcttttattttagccctcattattgaatctgcttccattgcccttccaggcagcacattccagatcaccgcTTGCTACATAATAAAGAAAAATCTCATCTCCCCCTGATTCTTTGTCAATCgccttaactctgtgtcctctgattactgacccttctgccattggaaacttTCTCATTTACTGTATTAaaacccctctattaaatctccccttaactttctctctctgctccaaggagaacaatcccagcttctccaatgtgtccatataactgaagtccctcatccatggttCAATTTCTATAAATCTGTTGTGCACCCTCTAAGGTGATGCTAAAATGTAATAAAAATCAATGTTTCACTGTGCTCTCACGTGAGTTTCTGTTGTGCAGGGGACTCGTTTGCATCTTCACATTTTATTTACGAGGCTTGACTGCAGTATTCTGATTTCTGCAAGTGAGTTTGCAGCAGAGAGTTGAGTGAGTTTTCCTTCAAGGATTTCCCTCGAGCTGCACGATTTTGATAATGATGAACTCATTGAGCTCGTTGGGAGCAATCAGCTCCAGGCCTGAGGACACTCTAGGTCAAAAGCCCTGATCTGTGCAAGTCATGGGGGTCTCTGTGGAGTGGAGTTTATCTTCTGAACTGCTAATACTATGTGGTGTCCACAGGTGGGGTTCGGATGGACAAATGGTGTGGCACTGCAGCTCCTGGACCAGTACGGAGACCATCTCACATCAGGGGTCGACGACCGGACTTGCTTCTCCTTGCTCGCTGTGCTTCCAGCTGGGTTCCTGCTCTCTCAGTTCCAA
Encoded proteins:
- the treh gene encoding trehalase isoform X2, which gives rise to MAKLFDDDKHFVDMKLKMNPDVILEAFRNLTSASPATDLTKKQLQLFVQAYFDAPGQEFEKWTPGDWHDHPRVLQRISDQQLRLWATELHALWKSLGRKIKLDVQSHPELYSQIYVPKPLIVPGGRFREYYYWDSYWIIRGLLLSEMSETAKGMIENFLYLIQRFDLIPNGGRVYYERRSQPPFLVLMMESYINATNDRTFLMQNIDLLDKEYEFWMRNRSVPVNMGRKTHHLNRYIVEAAGPRPESYSKDVDLVQSLTEVAQGDLWVELKTGAESGWDFSSRWFIDPSGENSGTLKDTKTKHILPVDLNSFLCKNERILASFHKKLGNSVKAKYYEDALNRRIDAVRDVFWDKTQRIWFDYNLISNRSNTAFYASNLAPIWAECFAEQEQGEMVDMMIRYLEDQQLLWYRNGIPTSLVASGEQWDYPNAWPPLQQIIIEGLAKSNSEIGQRIAFQQAQKWIHSNWVLYKKHQAMFEKYDVSGDGKPGGGGEYDVQVGFGWTNGVALQLLDQYGDHLTSGVDDRTCFSLLAVLPAGFLLSQFQ
- the treh gene encoding trehalase isoform X1 — protein: MVLESWGLLVVAFCLFDESAMRLPPPCDSHIYCTGELLHQVQMAKLFDDDKHFVDMKLKMNPDVILEAFRNLTSASPATDLTKKQLQLFVQAYFDAPGQEFEKWTPGDWHDHPRVLQRISDQQLRLWATELHALWKSLGRKIKLDVQSHPELYSQIYVPKPLIVPGGRFREYYYWDSYWIIRGLLLSEMSETAKGMIENFLYLIQRFDLIPNGGRVYYERRSQPPFLVLMMESYINATNDRTFLMQNIDLLDKEYEFWMRNRSVPVNMGRKTHHLNRYIVEAAGPRPESYSKDVDLVQSLTEVAQGDLWVELKTGAESGWDFSSRWFIDPSGENSGTLKDTKTKHILPVDLNSFLCKNERILASFHKKLGNSVKAKYYEDALNRRIDAVRDVFWDKTQRIWFDYNLISNRSNTAFYASNLAPIWAECFAEQEQGEMVDMMIRYLEDQQLLWYRNGIPTSLVASGEQWDYPNAWPPLQQIIIEGLAKSNSEIGQRIAFQQAQKWIHSNWVLYKKHQAMFEKYDVSGDGKPGGGGEYDVQVGFGWTNGVALQLLDQYGDHLTSGVDDRTCFSLLAVLPAGFLLSQFQ